The Bradyrhizobium guangxiense genomic sequence CGATCATCAGGTTCAGCGTCATGATCAGGCCGAAATGAATGGGATCGATGCCGAGCTTGAGCACGATCGGCAGCAGGATCGGCACCAGGATCGTGATCGCCGCCGTGGTGTCGATGAAGCAGCCGACGAACAGGATCAGCACGTTGGCGAGCGCCAGGAACACCCATTTGTTATGGGTGATGCTGAGCATCCAGTCCGAGAGCATCTGGGCGGCCTGCGACACCGTCAGCAGCCAGGCGAAGATCGAGGCGGCGGTGACGATGAACAGCACCGAGGCCGTGGTCTCGATGGTGTCGAAGGTCGCCTTGGCGACGGTCTGGAACGTCATGGTGCGGTAGCGCACGAGGCCAAGGAACAGCGACCAGATCACCGCGGCGACCGCGGCTTCCGTCGGCGTGAACCAGCCGAGCGTCATGCCGCCGATCAGGATCACCGGCGCCATCAGCGCCATCACCGCCGAGAAGTCGAAGTACCAGTCGATCATCAGCAGCGTGCCGAGGCCGATGACCACGGCCACGTTGACCGAAAGCCCGGCCAGCACCATCAGCCAGATCGCCATCGGGAACGCCAGCACGATGACGATCTCGAGGCCGGCCGAGCCGAGCTGCGGCCAGGAGAACAGCGTGTCGCTGCCCCATTTGTTCTTGTGCGCGAAATAGGTGACGGTCGCCATCATGAACAGCGTCAGGACGACGCCGGGAATGACGCCGCCCAGGAACAGCGCACCGATCGAGACGTTCGCCATCATGCCGTAGATCACGAAGGGCAGCGACGGTGGGATGATCGGCCCGAGCGTGGCGGAGGCCGCGGTGACGCCGACCGAGAACTCGGTGGAGTAGCCGTGGTCCTTCATCGCCTTGATCTCGATGGTGCCGAGACCTGCGGCATCCGCGATCGCGGTGCCGGACATGCCGGAGAAGATCCCCGAGCCGATGATGTTGACGTGGCCGAGGCCGCCGCGCATCCACCCCACCAGTGCGACGGCGAATTTGTAGATGCGCCCGGTGACGCCGGCGATGTTCATGAGGTTGCCGGCCAGGATGAAGAACGGCACGGCGAGCAGCGGAAAGCTCTCGACGCCGGCGATCATGCGCTGCGCCAGCGTGACGTCGGGCGTCACGCCGCTGACCAGGAT encodes the following:
- a CDS encoding TRAP transporter large permease; this encodes MLLLLGGFLVLMLLGVPVAIAMAASSLLYILVSGVTPDVTLAQRMIAGVESFPLLAVPFFILAGNLMNIAGVTGRIYKFAVALVGWMRGGLGHVNIIGSGIFSGMSGTAIADAAGLGTIEIKAMKDHGYSTEFSVGVTAASATLGPIIPPSLPFVIYGMMANVSIGALFLGGVIPGVVLTLFMMATVTYFAHKNKWGSDTLFSWPQLGSAGLEIVIVLAFPMAIWLMVLAGLSVNVAVVIGLGTLLMIDWYFDFSAVMALMAPVILIGGMTLGWFTPTEAAVAAVIWSLFLGLVRYRTMTFQTVAKATFDTIETTASVLFIVTAASIFAWLLTVSQAAQMLSDWMLSITHNKWVFLALANVLILFVGCFIDTTAAITILVPILLPIVLKLGIDPIHFGLIMTLNLMIGLLHPPLGMVLFVLARVAKLSVERTTVAILPWLVPLLLALIAITYIPDLTLWLPKYMGLSK